In one Nicotiana sylvestris chromosome 8, ASM39365v2, whole genome shotgun sequence genomic region, the following are encoded:
- the LOC138874707 gene encoding uncharacterized protein, translating to MIKVPPNELNATISPWPFAACGMGVIGLIGPTASNGHRFIMIAIDYFTKWVEVASYKAVTKKVIIDFVKDHIIYRFEVHEFIITDNSSNFNSDLMKAICEAFKIKQKNSTTYRPQMNGAVEAANKNIKKIQRKMVENHKQ from the coding sequence atgataaaagtgccgccaaatgagctcaatgcaacaatctcaccttggccattcgccgcctgcgGAATGGGTGTTATTGGTCTGATTgggcccactgcttcaaacggacacaggtttattatgatagccattgattacttcacaaaatgggtagaagttgcatcttacaaagctgtaaccaagaaagtcatcatagattttgtcaaggatcatatTATCTACCGATTTGAAGTTCACGAGTTCATTATTACTGACAATTCCTCCAATTTCAatagtgatctaatgaaagctatatgtgaagctttcaaaatcaagcaaaagaattccacaacctacagacctcagatgaatggagccgtagaagccgccaacaaaaacattaagaagatacaaaggaaaatggtagagaaccacaagcAATGA
- the LOC138874708 gene encoding uncharacterized protein: MKLQMEDRTMKRPLGIIEDVLVRVGKSIFPADFVILDCKVDYKVPIIFGRPFLATGKALVDVKAGELTFWVDDEKVVFHVCKSIRQSNGVCSFVDLVTEVIVEDTVL, encoded by the coding sequence ATGAAGTTGCAAATGGAGGATAGGACAATGAAAAGGCCATTAGGGATAATTGAAGATGTGCTCGTTCGGGTCGGCAAGTCCATATTTCCCGCAGATTTTGTGATACTTGACTGTAAGGTTGACTACAAGGTGCCGATCATATTtgggagacctttcctagctacagggaaggccttagttgatgtgaaaGCAGGGGAGCTCACCTTCTGGGTGGACGATGAAAAAGTTGTGTTCCATGTTTGCAAGTCAATAAGGCAGAGCAACGGAGTGTGTTCGTTTGTAGATCTTGTGACCGAGGTGATTGTTGAGGATACAGTGCTGTGA